In a single window of the Portunus trituberculatus isolate SZX2019 chromosome 9, ASM1759143v1, whole genome shotgun sequence genome:
- the LOC123501281 gene encoding cuticle protein 7-like, whose translation MKVTVAVCLLAVAGAALARPQYGHGPPIAYRPAPSYNEVPRYAFDYGVQDNYGNNYGHQESRDGYDTKGSYYVQLPDGRLQRVNYYVNGDSGFVAEVTYEGEARYPAYSPAPAYRPAPAYSPAPAYSPAPHYG comes from the exons ATGAAG GTGACCGTCGCCGTGTGTCTCCTGGCCGTGGCTGGGGCAGCACTCGCTCGCCCACAGTACGGACACGGGCCACCTATCGCCTACAGGCCAGCGCCTTCCTATAAC GAGGTGCCCCGCTACGCCTTCGACTACGGCGTGCAGGACAACTACGGCAACAACTACGGCCACCAGGAGAGTCGCGACGGCTACGACACCAAGGGCTCCTACTACGTGCAGCTGCCCGACGGCCGCCTGCAGCGCGTCAACTATTACGTCAACGGCGACTCGGGCTTCGTGGCGGAGGTCACCTACGAGGGAGAGGCGCGCTACCCAGCCTACAGCCCAGCCCCAGCCTACCGACCCGCTCCAGCCTATAGCCCCGCACCAGCCTATAGCCCCGCCCCGCACTACGGCTGA